The Chromatiales bacterium DNA segment AGCGTGCAGCGCGCCGCTGATCAGCTGCGCATCAACACGGCACTGGTCGACGCGCGTGCGGATCGGGTGCTCTGGGCGGAGCGTTACGAGCGCCGGATCGACGCGCTGTTCGCGCTCCAGGACGAACTCGTCGAGCGCGTGATCACGGCGCTGCGCTTACAGCTCGATCCGGACGAACGGCTGCATCTTGCCCGCGACTACAGCCGCAGCTTGGAGGCCTACGACGCCTTTCTGCAGGGTCAGGACCACTACGCGCGCCGCTCGCCGGAGGAGCATCGGCTGGCCGAACAGGCCTACCGTCGCGCCATCGAACTGGATCCCGGGTTTGCGCGCGCCTGGGCCGGGTTGGCGTTGATGCGCTCGCGTGGGCTGATCGACGGCTGGGATCCGGATCCGCCCGCGGCCCTGCGCGAATCGCGCGAGTTCGCCGACCGTGCCGAGACCCTGGCGGCCGACCTGCCCCAGGTGCAGTTCGTGCAGGGTCAGCTCGACCTGCTGGAACGACGTTACCCCGATGCACTTGCGCGCACCGGGCTTGCCATCGATGTAAACCCGGGCTACGCGGACGCACATGCGCTGCGCGCCTGGACACTGCATTTCGCGGGTCGGCCGACCCAGGGGCTGGAGGCCTTCGAAATCGCCTCGCGCCTGAATCCGCGCATACCGGTCGTCTATCTGCTCGTGCGCGGCGCGCTGCACTATCGGCTGGGAAATGTGGAATCGGCGATCGCGGATTTCGAACGCGGCGTTGCGATCAACCCGAACTATCAGCAGGTGCGCCTGTGGCTCGCCGCCGCGTACGTCGCCGCGGGGCGTGCCGACGACGGGCGCTGGCAGATCACCGAGCTGCTGGCGCTGAATCCGTATATCAGTCTCGGCTACCTTGAAGCCAACCTGCCCATTGAAGACGCCGCCTACCGCGACCGACTCCTGAACGATCTGCGCACCGCAGGTCTCGAGTAGGGTGCGCACCGCGCACCGCGGAATCACCAATCGCCCGATTGAACCGCCGAGACGCGGAGCCGGTAGGGTGCGCACCGCGCACCGTTTCGAATCTGCCCGCCGTGAATGGTGCGCATTGCACACCCTACGTGCGCTGGGGCTTTTGGCCGGTGTCGGGTGCGCGCCGCGCACCGTGGAATCACCAATCGCCCGATTGAACCACCGAGACGCGGAGCTGGTAGGGTGCGCACCGCGCACCGTTTTGAATCTGCCCGCCGTGAATGGTGCGCATTGCACACCCTACGCGCGCCGGCGCTTTTGACCGGTGTCGGGTGCGCGCCGCGCACCGTGGAATCACCAATCGCCTGATTGAACCGCCGAGCCGCGGAGCTGGTAGGGTGCGCATCGCGCACCGTTTCGAATCTGCCCGCCGTGAATGGTGCGCATTGCACACCCTACGCGCGCCGGGGCTCTTGACCGGTATCGGGTGCGCGCCGCGCACCGTCTTGGTGTGCGCGTGACGCCTCGGATATCGTTTTGGTGCACCGATGCGGCGCCGGCTTTTCCGCGCCACGCCCGGGCGTCAATAAACGCCGGAAATTCAGGTCTGTTTGATTGCGCCATCGCAATGCAAATCTGGCGCGATCCTTGCTACTTTCAGCGGCAATCCTGCGCCCTCTGGCGCGGGGCAAACCCCAACCTCAATCACCTGGGCATTGCAGCCGGAACCACCGAACATGAACTCGCTTTCTTTCCCGCGTCACGGCGACAAGGAAAACTCGCCGTTCTTCGAGAGCTATCTACAGCGCCTGCTCGCCGAGCGCGACCGCGTCGGCCTGACCGAAATGATCGGCCAGATCGAGGCACTGATGATCACCGTCGACCCGGACCATTCCGTGCGCTACGTCGGCGAGCTGTGCCTGATGACGCCCTACCACTACCTCGTGACGCTCGAGAGCGAGAGCCACTGGACGCATGTGCTGCGCATCGACATGGCCTACCCGGACCTGCTCGTGCGCGAGGTCAAGGACCCGAACACGCGCGGCATCTTCCGCAGTCTGAACGAGGTCTATCCGATCGGCGCGCACAAGCCGAACAGCCGCTACATGGGCGAGATCCTGCGCGTGACCAACCGCAGCGAGGTCGTGCGCCTGCAACAGGAGCGCGAGTTCCGCTTCTTCAATCAGGACGAAGTCCGCAAGCTTGAGCTGCCCGGCAACCTCGCGATCACCAAGCCCTCGCCGTACACGCACAACATCCTTGCCTACATGGAGCGGCCCGAGGATCAGCTGCGCGTCTACGCGCTCGGCATGTCGACCATCCGCGAGGACGTGCAGGCCGAGTACGAGGCCGCCAAGACCATGCAGGCCCAGCTCGGCATCGAGCGGCTGCTGATGCCGATCGACCACCTGGCCACGCGCGTCTATGCGCAGAACCGCGAAGTGGCGATCCTCGAGTGGCTGTCACTGTCCGGTTACTACTACTGGGGCTCCTACGACATTCGCGACCAGAACTCCTCGACGAATGTGACCAAGAGCGTGCACTTCCCGCAGGAGATCAACAGCCCCGCGAAGGTGTTCACGGCGAACAACACGCCGTATTTCGTCAATCATCTGGAACGGTTGCCATCGCCGACCGAAACCTTCGTGCGCAACTACGGCCCGCGGCTGCACCACGTCGCGATCGGCGTCAATGACGGCCAGGTCGGCGATGTGGAAAACATTGACTACGTCGTCAACGCCATCGCACAACAGGGCAAGCGTTTCCTTCTGGATGTGATCGGCTCACGCGAGGAAGGCATCAAGCAGATCTTCTCCGGTGCCTCGGAGCATTCCTCGCTGATCATCGAGTACGTGCAGCGCTTCGGCGATTTCGACGGTTTCTTCACCAAGCAGAACGTCGCGCAGCTGACCCAGGCCGCGGGCGTGGACGACGAACTGCAGAACATGCAGGCCGCGACGCTGAACGCGTTCGCACCGGGCGGTCGCCCGAACTGACCAGACGATGCCGGCGGCTAGCAGCCGCCGGTTTCCTAACGACCGAGCTGTGCGGTGCAAATGAAGCGCAGCCTAG contains these protein-coding regions:
- a CDS encoding winged helix-turn-helix domain-containing protein, with translation MAESAASARGTTLRIGEWTVDAAMLSLHRDDRTERLEPKVMDVLLLLARQPGTVVTRDDFEREVWGGRFVAYGALANAIAKLRRVLGDAGRDGEYIETVSKTGYRLVAEVHELSGAEAQPARAVSPERVSRRRVSSAFLALIMLAAAVAAFAWYLFSRSPAAGDVPGIAVLPFENLGDPAGEDYLANGITNDLITDLAKLRGLRVIARESAFAFRESSAGVREIAERLGVRYLVRGSVQRAADQLRINTALVDARADRVLWAERYERRIDALFALQDELVERVITALRLQLDPDERLHLARDYSRSLEAYDAFLQGQDHYARRSPEEHRLAEQAYRRAIELDPGFARAWAGLALMRSRGLIDGWDPDPPAALRESREFADRAETLAADLPQVQFVQGQLDLLERRYPDALARTGLAIDVNPGYADAHALRAWTLHFAGRPTQGLEAFEIASRLNPRIPVVYLLVRGALHYRLGNVESAIADFERGVAINPNYQQVRLWLAAAYVAAGRADDGRWQITELLALNPYISLGYLEANLPIEDAAYRDRLLNDLRTAGLE